The sequence TAGCTTTTTTATCCAATAGATGAActtatataaagatcattataatgtttagTTTGATCAGTTTTAGTGTTTGTAGGTTTGTCTAGAGTTTAGAGTTTCAGTCCCTTTCTTTTAGTAATTGTAATGATCCTAGAAAATACTAATAATCTAGAAATAACTTTCATTTAAATCCATGCATGTGTAGCttctattaaatttaaaatcaaatttaataactcatactaattaattataagagcATCAATGATCAACCCACTAAAATCTTGTATTTTGGGACTACGAGAACATGTGGCTTCACATCCATCTTCTTCACTGCAATCTAATGGGATGTTAACCCATACAATTTCCGAGTATGACTCAATTTCCGAGTATAATTGCATACTTATTTTCTTCAAAGTTTAAGTTGGTCGTCATACAATTTCCGAGTATGATTCCACTATGACTCAAAGTCGAAGAGAGTAATCATCGAATCATGGCATCATCTTTCTAACTCAAgcgagaaaaagaaaaggaaaaaaaaaaatgcttattATGATGTTCTCGAGTCTCTAGTCCGTTTTCACCTTTGCAGTAGATTTGTAATAGGCATAGAGCTGAGAACCAGACACCAATGTTCCATAAAAATTGATTATCTATATAcaccataaacaaaacaaaaacaaaacgttaACAAATCAAGTTACTCTATCTAACTGAAaaacatcaaagtttttttgtgttaaagaaaaatacttacaaGGAGGCAAAAATCGATTTTGTCGATCAAAGAGAAAGCAGTCCAAGCTATATAGTTGAGGAAACCAATGAACGTTAACCAAAACGGCGGTAAATACTTATCGGTACTCTCCATCTCCAGCACTTTCTGTACATAAAACGGCCGTATATACTCATCGGTACTCTCCGGCTCCAGCGCTTTCTGTTGTTTCGTGCAATAATTTAATGAAATCAATAACTCTTAACCATCCatcaatgagagagagagagagagagagagagagagagagagagagaggacttACAATGAGGGAAATTATGTGAGATTTAGGCATACCGTTAATGAAGGAGATATTGCAAATAACACCAACAAACGTTTGTTTAGCAGATGAACTTTTAATTGCGAAAACCGTAATGAGAACAATCACTACTACACAAGTGATATCAACCAAAAGACGTGACACAATGTACCTCTGCACATCATCATTAATTTAATcatcattaataatttaatgtatatatgtaataattatatatgagCTCTAAATAAAGAATATTAAAGATTGAGGAAACATACCCGGAGGTTTTTCTCGTCACCgcagttgatgaagaagaaagttaAAAGGAAAGCTTCAACTCCCAAACCGAAGCCACCAGTTATTAAAAGGAAGAGACTACTATTCTCGTTAAGAAGGGGAAGTCCATAGAGAACCCACAACATATAGTGCATCACCGAATCTAGAAGATAATATGGCTTATCTCTCGGCACTGCTTTATTGTTCACTAGCTTTACCACCGCAGgcctatatatatgtgtgtatcaTAATGATCAATATATAGACTCATAAATACTAAACAGATTGTTAAAAGGATTATATTAATATGTCAAACTAGAGAACCCACAAGTGGTCTGAACCATCACTACTACATATGAAGAAGACAGTTAAAAAGGGGAAGTCCATAGAGAACCCACAACATATAGTGCATCACCAAATCTAGAAGATAATATGGCTTATCTCCCGGCACTGGTTTATTGTTCTCTATCTTTACCAACGGaggcctatatatatatatatatatatatatatatgtgtgtgtatcaTATAATGATCAATATTTAGACTCATCAATACTAAAACAGATTGTTAAACGGATTATGTTAATATGTCAAACTAGGTACAGAATACAAGAATCCAGAAAATTTCATATAATTCTGAAATTgcgaaaagaaaaacaagagggATACTTACACTGTAACACCAGTGAGAACAATAGTAAGAACACTCCCTGCATTGGAAGGTGGACAAAACTTATTAGTCACATAGCGAGCGATGGCGAATGTGTGCTAtgtatataaatctat comes from Camelina sativa cultivar DH55 chromosome 19, Cs, whole genome shotgun sequence and encodes:
- the LOC104766788 gene encoding bidirectional sugar transporter SWEET8-like; this translates as MIDLIQVRFIMGVIGSVLTIVLTGVTVPAVVKLVNNKAVPRDKPYYLLDSVMHYMLWVLYGLPLLNENSSLFLLITGGFGLGVEAFLLTFFFINCGDEKNLRRYIVSRLLVDITCVVVIVLITVFAIKSSSAKQTFVGVICNISFINGMPKSHIISLIKALEPESTDEYIRPFYVQKVLEMESTDKYLPPFWLTFIGFLNYIAWTAFSLIDKIDFCLLIINFYGTLVSGSQLYAYYKSTAKVKTD